Proteins encoded in a region of the Amia ocellicauda isolate fAmiCal2 chromosome 19, fAmiCal2.hap1, whole genome shotgun sequence genome:
- the suco gene encoding SUN domain-containing ossification factor isoform X2 gives MMGGLRAVLLCLSLALLCCSPSRHVCCSEESPAGAVQPAQDSGPPAQQEEEAEQPGEGQRAPHSQSSYDVGLEAERVQREEALTRDVVRDQVLEQIVTADDPSVSAEPEPEPIPEPIPEPVPEPQPEPQSEPQPSPILDQMPSTDDSSSATNAEKIASTPTSHTPPAMQPSAIAVPSADSPVGSSIDAEQSAGDCEAGGTLVASPPSEPPPFGSALTSLDVGHIENTSSTHGRAKVTSTDLEPTLTPVGQDSAGQETGGNASHGLEGQKVDPHGVKEVDPSAVVPGKDPGDIPTFDEWKKKVMEVEKEKSQSMHPSSNGSPHVVKKVQKNFNNYASVECGAKILAANTEAKSTSAILMENMDLYMLNPCSNKIWFVIELCEPIQVKQLDIANFELFSSTPKDFLVSISDRYPTNKWIKLGTFHAREERTVQSFPLDEQLYAKYVKMFIKYIKVELLSHFGSEHFCPLSLIRVFGTSMVEEYEEIAESQYASERLEYLDEDYDYPPGYVPPEDKASKNLLGSATNAILNMVNIAANMLGAKSELEEAAKREANASAAAGNGTEMPLVMQPPTDSAPVLEAGEAVHPSPVEVEGEPTPEPEPPAAAQVPEESLIVTLVQEEEEEPSPSTVTLLEAEEEEADAGGPDRRRSESLTYCGGPLAQSCAASFAEVVRQWCSADAALQRQRSGVPVRRETWLGPRISKHTPLLPPYTQTLPTATLPPPPTERPPSTEEQPPAISLDPNLAAPPSRPVEPILLEPSQSSSLAQPGPSSLDSAQLLPTEDIPEPPTGELPQLGPPAPDGTETEPVPSSNSSATVQETPPGPETPAAAPQETPSTGPPELPAPTATQLAETPASLEPPLPPVETDPGQAPPPDELPPKPTDAPETPEPPAEEPPSPEDLLLSAPVGNGQLQRSATDFYAELQNSSDLGYGNGNQVHGSNQKESVFMRLNNRIKALEMNMSLSSRYLEELSQRYRKQMEEMQRAFNKTIIKLQNTSRIAEEQDQRQTESIQLLQSQLENVSQLVLNLSATVGQLQREVSDRQSYLVVSLVLCLALGLLLCVQRCCGAAPPHREPISPIPKSNHYPSPKRCFSSYDDMSLKRRVSCPLVRSKSFQLPAAEGADDLYIVEPLRFSPDNKKKKRCKMKAEKTETLRPGAGAPTVANGGPRCHGGFLPSGEVCTSSYKGPPSEGSSEGSSQSDESLFCGISACTRLCNGQPPPRTRTEKRALKRRRSKMAEQGRGMEELLRGRAVASLQDMIAGSKDISVGTFGGTAVSGHV, from the exons CTCCCCCAGTCGTCATGTGTGTTGTTCGGAAGAGAGCCCTGCGGGCGCAGTGCAGCCCGCACAGGACAGCGGCCCTCCGGCGCAGCAGGAGGAGGAAGCTGAGCAACCG GGTGAAGGGCAGCGGGCACCGCACAGCCAGTCCTCCTATGACGTGGGCCTGGAGGCAGAGCGGGTCCAGCGAGAGGAGGCGCTGACGCGGGACGTTGTGAGGGACCAGGTGCTCGAGCAG ATTGTGACAGCAGATGACCCCAGTGTGTCGGCTGAGCCAGAGCCAGAACCAATACCAGAACCAATACCAGAGCCAGTACCCGAGCCCCAGCCCGAGCCCCAGTCCGAGCCCCAGCCGTCCCCCATCCTGGACCAGATGCCCTCCACTGACGACTCCTCCAGTGCCACCAACGCTGAGAAGATCGCCAGCACGCCTACCTCACACACTCCTCCGGCCATGCAGCCCAG CGCAATAGCGGTCCCCAGTGCCGATTCCCCTGTAGGCAGCTCTATTGATGCCGAGCAGTCCGCTGGTGACTGTGAGGCTGGAGGGACCCTTGTGGCGTCCCCTCCCAGCGAGCCCCCTCCCTTTGGCAGCGCACTCACCAG TCTGGACGTGGGGCACATCGAGAACACCTCCAGCACCCACGGCCGGGCGAAGGTCACCAGCACCGACCTGGAGCCCACACTCACCCCGGTGGGCCAGGACAGTGCCGGGCAGGAGACGGGCGGCAATGCCTCCCACGGACTGGAGGGACAG AAAGTGGACCCCCACGGTGTCAAAGAGGTGGACCCCTCCGCCGTGGTGCCCGGCAAGGACCCCGGAGACATCCCCACCTTTGACGAGTGGAAGAAGAAGGTGATGGAGGTGGAGAAGGAAAAGA GCCAGTCCATGCACCCCTCCTCCAACGGCAGCCCCCACGTGGTGAAGAAGGTGCAGAAGAACTTCAATAACTACGCCTCGGTGGAGTGCGGTGCCAAAATCCTCGCCGCCAACACAGAGGCCAAG AGCACCTCCGCCATCCTCATGGAGAACATGGACCTGTACATGCTCAACCCCTGTAGCAACAAGATCTG GTTCGTCATCGAGCTCTGCGAACCCATCCAGGTGAAGCAGCTGGACATCGCCAACTTCGAGCTCTTCTCCTCCACACCCAAGGACTTCCTGGTGTCCATCAGCGACAG GTACCCCACCAATAAGTGGATCAAGCTGGGCACCTTCCATGCCCGGGAGGAGCGCACGGTGCAGAGCTTCCCGCTGGACGAGCAGCTGTACGCCAAATACGTCAAG ATGTTCATCAAGTACATAAAG GTGGAGCTGCTGTCGCATTTCGGATCTGAACACTTCTGCCCCCTGAGTCTCATCAG ggtGTTTGGCACCAGCATGGTGGAGGAGTACGAGGAGATCGCTGAGTCGCAGTACGCCTCGGAACGCCTCGAGTACCTGGATGAAGACTACG ATTACCCACCCGGGTACGTGCCCCCCGAAGACAAGGCCTCCAAGAACCTGCTGGGCTCGGCCACCA ATGCCATCCTGAACATGGTTAACATAGCGGCCAACATGCTGGGGGCCAAGTCCGAGCTGGAGGAAGCGGCGAAGAGGGAAG CCAACGCCTCGGCCGCAGCTGGGAACGGGACAGAGATGCCCCTGGTGATGCAGCCCCCCACCGACTCGGCTCCCGT GCTGGAGGCTGGCGAGGCTGTCCATCCCTCGccggtggaggtggagggagagccGACCCCCGAGCCGGAGCCCCCCGCGGCTGCGCAGGTGCCAGAGGAGAGCCTGATCGTCACGCTGGtgcaagaggaggaggaggagcccaGCCCATCCACCGTCACGCTGCTGGaagccgaggaggaggaggccgaTGCCGGGGGGCCGGATCGCCGTCGGAGCGAGAGCCTCACGTACTGCGGGGGGCCGCTCGCCCAGTCCTGCGCTGCCAGCTTTGCCGAGGTGGTCCGGCAGTGGTGCTCCGCCGATGCCGCCCTGCAGAGGCAGCGCAGCGGGGTCCCAGTCCGGCGAGAGACGTGGCTGGGCCCCCGCATCTCCAAGCACACCCCCCTGCTGCCCCCCTACACACAGACCCTGCCCACTGCCACGCTGCCGCCCCCCCCCACAGAGCGGCCCCCCAGCACGGAGGAGCAGCCCCCCGCCATCTCCCTGGACCCAAACCTGGCCGCACCGCCCTCCCGCCCCGTGGAGCCCATCCTGCTGGAGCCCAGCCAGTCCTCCTCGCTGGCCCAGCCCGGCCCCTCCAGCCTGGACTCGGCCCAGCTGCTCCCCACGGAGGACATCCCCGAACCCCCCACCGGAGAGCTGCCACAGCTGGGCCCACCGGCGCCTGACGGCACAGAGACAGAGCCCGTGcccagcagcaacagcagcgcCACCGTGCAGGAGACCCCTCCCGGGCCCGAGACCCCCGCCGCCGCCCCACAGGAGACCCCCAGCACCGGTCCGCCCGAACTCCCAGCTCCCACCGCCACGCAGCTGGCGGAGACACCCGCCTCCCTCGAGCCCCCGCTCCCCCCCGTGGAGACGGACCCCGGCCAGGCCCCCCCGCCTGACGAGCTGCCACCCAAGCCCACCGATGCCCCCGAGACCCCCGAGCCGCCCGCCGAGGAGCCCCCCTCCCCCGAGGACCTGCTGCTCTCAGCGCCCGTGGGCAACGGCCAGCTCCAGCGCAGCGCCACCGACTTCTACGCCGAGCTGCAGAACTCCTCGGACCTCGGCTACGGCAACGGCAACCAGGTGCACGGCTCCAACCAGAAGGAGTCGGTGTTCATGAGGCTCAACAACCGCATCAAGGCCCTGGAGATGAACATGTCCCTGAGCAGCCGCTACCTGGAGGAGCTTAGCCAGAG GTACCGCAAGCAGATGGAGGAGATGCAGAGGGCCTTCAACAAGACCATCATCAAGCTGCAGAACACGTCACGCATCGCCGAGGAGCAG GACCAGCGGCAGACCGAGTCCATCCAGctgctgcagagccagctggagaacgTGTCTCAGCTCGTCCTTAACCTGTCGGCCACCGTCGGCCAGCTGCAGAGAGAG GTGTCTGACCGGCAGAGTTACCTGGTGGTGTCGCTGGTGCTGTGTCTGGCGCTCGGCCTCCTGCTGTGTGTCCAGCGTTGCTGTGGGGCCGCCCCCCCGCACCGAGAGCCCATCTCCCCCATCCCCAAGAGCAACCACTACCCCAGCCCCAAGAG GTGTTTCTCCTCCTACGACGACATGAGCCTGAAGCGCCGGGTCTCCTGCCCGCTGGTGCGCTCCAAGTCCTTCCAGCTCCCGGCCGCGGAAG GTGCCGATGACTTGTACATTGTAGAACCGCTAAGGTTTTCTCCAGACAATAAAAAG AAGAAGCGCTGCAAGATGAAGGCCGAGAAGACGGAGACCCTGCGGCCCGGCGCCGGCGCTCCAACAGTAGCTAACGGCGGCCCCCGCTGCCACGGCGGCTTCCTGCCGTCGGGGGAGGTGTGCACGTCTTCCTACAAGGGCCCCCCGTCCGAGGGCAGCAGCGAGGGCTCGTCCCAGTCTGACGAGTCCCTGTTCTGCGGGATCTCGGCCTGCACCCGCCTCTGCAACGGCCAGCCGCCCCCCCGCACACGGACCGA